The following proteins are co-located in the Oryzias melastigma strain HK-1 linkage group LG8, ASM292280v2, whole genome shotgun sequence genome:
- the LOC112146584 gene encoding cytochrome c oxidase subunit 6A, mitochondrial, with protein MSSATLVARRVLAAAASHGAEEAGAKTWKILTFVLAFPGVGVCMANAYMKMQAHGDHQPEFLPYSHLRIRTKKFPWGDGNHSLFHNGHTNALPDGYESSEH; from the exons ATGTCTTCCGCCACCTTGGTCGCCCGTCGGGTCCTCGCCGCTGCTGCGTCACATGGAGCTGAGGAGGCAGGAG CTAAAACCTGGAAGATCCTGACATTTGTTCTGGCTTTTCCCGGCGTGGGCGTCTGCATGGCCAACGCCTACATGAAGATGCAGGCTCACGGCGACCATCAGCCGGAGTTTTTGCCCTATTCCCACCTTCGCATCCGCACCAAG AAATTTCCTTGGGGTGACGGCAACCACAGCCTGTTCCACAACGGGCACACCAACGCTCTTCCCGACGGCTACGAGAGCTCGGAGCACTGA